The following proteins are co-located in the Thermoleophilaceae bacterium genome:
- a CDS encoding MlaD family protein has translation MIKQRPSVARIAIMVGFTLSCIAALLYLWVSFGGAIPLAAKGYRVKVDFPEAVSLASNADVRISGVPVGHVVGMKLGPGNTTAATIELKSRYAPLPRDAHAILRQKTLLGETYVELSPGTRRPGNYIADGGTLPPAHVSPTVQLDEIFRAFNPSTRAAFQTWMQAQAGAGAGRGADLNAALGNLPDFTDKTTRLLDDLNAQQGAVQRLVSNTGVVFDAITQRQGALRNLISASNEVFRVTAQRNRELAAAFTALPTFERESSLTLDRLTRFSHTTNPLITQLQPVAQQLSPTLEQVRVLAPDLHGLFARLGPLIDASREGLPALSSFLDHLRPLLAQVDPFLRNANPIFEGLGFYKRELTAFFANVVAATEAKTPPRDGKPALQYLRTENPLSPLSLAFYPHIPGFARQNAYALPGNFDQLRQGLPVFDSQNCSNGNPAPPTSSIPDGLVPLIQQYVFRTTDRNIPAPPCRQQGLYPGGTQFPQLRPSP, from the coding sequence GTGATCAAGCAGCGGCCAAGCGTGGCGCGCATCGCGATCATGGTGGGCTTCACGCTCTCCTGCATCGCCGCGCTGCTGTATCTGTGGGTGTCGTTCGGCGGCGCGATTCCGCTGGCCGCCAAGGGCTACCGCGTGAAGGTGGACTTCCCGGAGGCGGTGTCGCTCGCCTCGAACGCGGACGTGCGGATCTCGGGCGTGCCGGTGGGCCACGTGGTGGGCATGAAGCTCGGCCCCGGCAACACCACCGCAGCCACGATCGAGCTGAAGTCGCGCTACGCGCCGCTGCCACGCGATGCTCACGCGATCCTGCGCCAGAAGACGCTGCTGGGCGAGACCTACGTCGAGCTCTCGCCCGGCACGCGGCGGCCGGGCAACTACATCGCCGATGGCGGCACGCTGCCGCCGGCGCACGTGTCACCCACGGTGCAGCTCGACGAGATCTTCCGCGCGTTCAACCCGAGCACGCGCGCCGCCTTCCAGACGTGGATGCAGGCGCAGGCGGGCGCCGGCGCGGGACGCGGCGCCGATCTGAATGCGGCGCTCGGCAACCTGCCCGACTTCACGGACAAGACCACGCGGCTGCTCGACGACCTCAACGCGCAGCAGGGCGCAGTGCAACGGCTCGTGTCGAACACCGGCGTGGTGTTCGATGCGATCACGCAGCGCCAGGGTGCGCTGCGCAACCTGATCTCGGCATCGAACGAGGTGTTCCGTGTGACGGCTCAGCGCAACCGCGAGCTCGCTGCAGCGTTCACCGCGCTGCCCACCTTCGAGCGCGAGAGCAGCCTCACGCTCGACCGGCTCACGCGCTTCTCCCACACCACCAACCCGCTGATAACGCAGCTTCAGCCCGTGGCGCAGCAGCTCAGCCCGACGCTCGAGCAGGTGCGCGTGCTGGCGCCGGACCTGCACGGCCTGTTCGCGCGCCTCGGCCCGCTGATCGACGCCTCCCGCGAGGGGCTCCCGGCGCTGTCGAGCTTCCTCGACCACCTCCGCCCGCTGCTCGCCCAGGTGGATCCCTTCCTTCGTAACGCCAACCCGATCTTCGAGGGCCTCGGCTTCTACAAGCGTGAGCTCACCGCGTTCTTCGCCAACGTGGTGGCCGCGACCGAGGCAAAGACGCCGCCGCGCGACGGCAAGCCCGCCCTGCAGTACCTTCGCACGGAGAACCCGCTGAGCCCGCTGTCGCTCGCGTTCTACCCGCACATCCCGGGCTTCGCGCGCCAGAACGCGTACGCGCTGCCGGGCAACTTCGACCAGCTGCGCCAGGGCCTGCCGGTGTTCGACTCGCAAAACTGTTCGAACGGCAACCCGGCGCCGCCGACGAGCTCCATCCCGGACGGGCTCGTGCCGCTTATCCAGCAGTACGTGTTCCGCACGACGGACCGCAACATCCCGGCGCCGCCGTGCCGCCAGCAGGGCCTCTATCCGGGCGGGACGCAGTTCCCGCAGTTACGGCCTTCGCCGTGA
- a CDS encoding MlaD family protein translates to MRRAIRKHAGEFATILAMMVLAVAVAIYIASHERLALPTWVPGVHKQFALNVEFTTAQAVTPGQGQTVVISGVTVGRVTGVSLRGGRAVVSTEIKPRFAHVYPNATVLLRPKTGLKDMVLELDPGSRSSGAELRSGATIPVSNTLPDVNLDEVLASLDADSRDYLQLLVSAGGQGLGGNGRKLASVLRRFDPTARDLERATSLVAQRRQNLRRVIHNFQLLATALGKNDRQLSQFVVNSNGVFKRFAAQNQNLGQTVALLPAALSAANTALVKTDRLARTLGPTLEELRPAARALGPSLKASQPFLRGTTPIIRDQLRPFTRRAQPAVKALAPAASNLAAATPKLTTVGSVLNYLLNELAYRPPGGQGIADQGYLFYLPWANHNTNEIFSGQDALGPVRRGIVLVSCDGLGLLSALANPTTNPTLATIISLLNPPTKEQACGGAP, encoded by the coding sequence ATGAGACGTGCGATCCGAAAGCACGCGGGCGAGTTCGCCACGATCCTGGCGATGATGGTGCTGGCCGTGGCCGTCGCGATCTACATCGCGTCGCACGAGCGGCTCGCGCTGCCGACGTGGGTGCCCGGCGTGCACAAGCAGTTCGCGCTCAACGTGGAGTTCACCACCGCGCAGGCGGTCACACCCGGCCAGGGCCAGACGGTGGTCATCTCCGGCGTGACCGTGGGACGCGTGACGGGCGTGAGCCTGCGGGGCGGCCGCGCCGTGGTGTCCACCGAGATCAAGCCGCGCTTCGCGCACGTGTACCCGAACGCGACGGTGTTGCTGCGGCCGAAGACGGGTCTGAAGGACATGGTGCTCGAGCTCGATCCGGGCTCGCGCTCGTCCGGCGCGGAGCTCAGGAGCGGCGCCACCATTCCCGTGTCGAACACGCTGCCCGACGTGAACCTCGACGAGGTGCTGGCAAGCCTCGACGCCGACAGCCGCGACTACCTGCAACTGCTCGTGTCGGCGGGCGGGCAGGGGCTTGGGGGCAACGGGCGCAAGCTGGCATCCGTGCTCCGCCGCTTCGACCCGACGGCGCGCGACCTCGAGCGTGCCACTTCGCTGGTGGCGCAGCGGCGGCAGAACCTGCGCCGCGTGATCCACAACTTCCAGCTGCTCGCCACGGCCCTCGGCAAGAACGACAGGCAGCTGTCGCAGTTCGTCGTGAACTCGAACGGCGTGTTCAAGCGCTTCGCCGCGCAGAACCAGAACCTTGGACAGACCGTCGCGCTGCTGCCCGCTGCGCTGAGCGCGGCCAACACCGCGCTCGTGAAGACCGACCGCCTCGCCCGCACGCTCGGCCCCACGCTCGAGGAGCTGCGGCCGGCGGCCCGCGCTCTCGGGCCGTCGCTCAAGGCGAGCCAGCCGTTCCTGCGCGGCACCACTCCGATCATCCGTGACCAGCTGCGGCCGTTCACACGGAGGGCTCAGCCGGCGGTGAAGGCGCTCGCGCCCGCGGCGTCGAACCTGGCGGCCGCCACGCCCAAGCTCACCACGGTCGGCAGCGTGCTCAACTACCTGCTCAACGAGCTGGCGTACAGGCCGCCCGGCGGGCAGGGCATCGCGGACCAGGGCTACCTCTTCTACCTGCCCTGGGCGAACCACAACACCAACGAGATCTTCAGCGGCCAGGATGCGCTCGGCCCGGTGCGGCGGGGGATCGTGCTGGTGTCGTGCGACGGGCTGGGTCTGCTGAGCGCGCTCGCGAACCCCACCACCAACCCCACGCTCGCGACGATCATCTCGCTGCTCAACCCACCCACCAAGGAGCAGGCCTGCGGAGGTGCGCCGTGA
- a CDS encoding MlaD family protein, with protein sequence MARAHHRGMSALRAGLIAIVLIAIGAYFGFAKQLPFRHPFKLEAVFRSGVNVRKGTPVRIAGVNVGQVTSVSHYRNTQLALVKMEIDKGGLPIKRDATLKIRPRLFLEDNFFVDVQPGSPSAQSVHSGDVIPVTQTNDPVQLDQVLTTLQSGTRGDLQKLLQGYGTALTTRVRGLTAAQSLHRTFNHSANAFRYSALVNLGLLGSQPHDLSKLIASAGKVSAALDRDEPTLQDLISNFNTTMAATAAQAPALQRAVALLGPTLTHAHTAFLDLDRALPSTRAFALEIIPGVQATPATIAAARPWLTQMKPFLSASELGGLTKQLAPATQDLATLTARTPALLQQLDLLDRCITHTIIPTGNVRVNDGSFSSGAENYKEFWYSMVGLAGEGQNFDGNGQFLRLATGGGGHLIQTGSSSNLGAPFFGNAVSAPAGTRPAYPGRRPPYVSSTPCYRSPVPDVNGPASNGPPDHTR encoded by the coding sequence ATGGCACGCGCGCACCACAGGGGGATGAGCGCCTTGCGCGCCGGCCTGATCGCCATCGTGCTGATCGCGATCGGCGCGTACTTCGGCTTCGCCAAGCAGCTGCCGTTCCGCCACCCGTTCAAGCTCGAGGCCGTGTTCCGCTCGGGGGTGAACGTGCGCAAGGGCACGCCCGTGCGGATCGCGGGAGTGAACGTGGGCCAGGTGACCTCGGTGAGCCACTACCGGAACACGCAGCTGGCGCTCGTGAAGATGGAGATCGACAAGGGCGGGCTGCCGATCAAGCGCGACGCCACGCTGAAGATCCGGCCGCGGCTGTTCCTCGAGGACAACTTCTTCGTGGATGTGCAGCCCGGTAGCCCCTCGGCGCAGAGCGTGCATTCGGGCGACGTGATCCCCGTGACGCAGACGAACGACCCGGTGCAGCTCGACCAGGTGCTCACCACCCTCCAGTCCGGCACGCGCGGGGACCTCCAGAAGCTGCTCCAGGGCTACGGCACCGCCCTCACCACGCGGGTGCGCGGCCTCACGGCGGCGCAGTCGCTCCACAGGACGTTCAACCACAGCGCGAACGCCTTCCGCTACTCCGCGCTCGTGAACCTCGGGCTGCTCGGCAGCCAGCCGCACGACCTGTCGAAGCTGATCGCATCCGCCGGGAAGGTGAGCGCGGCTCTCGACCGTGACGAGCCCACGCTGCAGGACCTGATCTCGAACTTCAACACCACGATGGCCGCAACCGCGGCGCAGGCGCCAGCGCTCCAGCGCGCGGTGGCGCTGCTCGGCCCGACCCTCACGCACGCGCACACCGCGTTCCTCGACCTCGACCGCGCGCTGCCCTCCACACGCGCGTTCGCGCTCGAGATCATCCCTGGCGTTCAGGCCACGCCCGCCACGATCGCCGCCGCGCGGCCGTGGCTCACGCAGATGAAGCCGTTCCTCTCGGCGAGCGAGCTGGGCGGCCTCACGAAGCAGCTCGCGCCGGCCACGCAGGATCTCGCCACGCTCACCGCCCGCACACCGGCGCTGCTCCAGCAGCTCGACCTGCTCGACCGCTGCATCACCCACACGATCATCCCCACCGGCAACGTCAGGGTGAACGACGGGTCCTTCTCGAGCGGAGCCGAGAACTACAAGGAGTTCTGGTACTCGATGGTCGGCCTTGCCGGCGAAGGCCAGAACTTCGACGGCAACGGCCAGTTCCTGCGGCTCGCCACGGGCGGCGGCGGCCACCTGATCCAGACCGGCAGCTCTTCGAACCTCGGCGCGCCGTTCTTCGGCAACGCGGTGTCGGCGCCTGCGGGCACGCGGCCCGCCTATCCGGGCCGCCGGCCGCCGTACGTGTCGAGCACTCCGTGCTACCGCAGCCCCGTCCCCGACGTGAACGGCCCGGCCTCGAACGGCCCGCCAGACCACACGCGATGA
- a CDS encoding MlaD family protein — MRSRGGASLASSPVLIGAVTTLVVVVAVFLAYNANNGLPFVPTYDLRVQLPDAANLVKGDEVRVGGTRVGLVSHIGARALPNGSAQAVLTLKLQRSLEPLPVDSTVIVRPRSALGLKYVEITRGHAARGFVNGATLPASAAHPLPVEIDDVFNMFDQPTRTAERGNLTTFGDALAGRGLGLNQAIAQFPHLLGTLTPVAANLAAPRTGLATFFQALGRGASEVAPVAEAQGELFANLDTTFSSLATVTRAIQDSISGGPPSLDTATRDLPQQLPFLRNSEVLFKRLRPGFAAFGQAAPDLAGTVTKGTPALQRSAALDRRLSGALNSLQEFSQDPLLPRGINQLSTAATLLRPTVAFVKPAQTVCNYLALFFRNGSAVLSEGDNIGTWQRFIIVAPPQIANSEAGPSSGPANGPQTSEPLTKNSFLHSNPYPNTAAPGQPHECEAGNEKYLQNQSVIGNVPGNQSTLHEVTKVDKSR; from the coding sequence GTGAGGTCGCGGGGCGGGGCATCTCTGGCGAGCTCTCCGGTGCTGATCGGCGCGGTGACGACGCTCGTGGTCGTGGTGGCCGTGTTCCTCGCCTACAACGCGAACAACGGACTTCCGTTCGTGCCCACCTACGACCTCAGGGTGCAGCTCCCGGACGCGGCCAACCTGGTGAAGGGTGACGAGGTGCGCGTGGGCGGCACGCGCGTGGGCCTGGTGAGCCACATCGGCGCGCGGGCGCTTCCGAACGGATCCGCGCAGGCGGTGCTCACACTCAAGCTGCAGCGCTCGCTCGAGCCGCTGCCGGTGGATTCCACGGTGATCGTGCGGCCGCGCTCGGCTCTCGGGCTGAAGTACGTGGAGATCACGCGCGGACACGCCGCCCGCGGATTCGTGAACGGCGCAACGCTGCCGGCGTCCGCCGCGCATCCCCTGCCCGTGGAGATCGACGACGTGTTCAACATGTTCGACCAGCCCACGCGGACGGCCGAGCGCGGGAACCTCACCACGTTCGGCGACGCTCTTGCGGGGCGCGGCCTGGGGCTGAACCAGGCGATCGCGCAGTTCCCGCACCTGCTCGGCACGCTCACGCCGGTGGCCGCCAACCTGGCCGCGCCGCGCACCGGACTCGCCACGTTCTTCCAGGCGCTGGGCCGCGGCGCGAGCGAGGTGGCTCCCGTGGCCGAGGCGCAGGGCGAGCTGTTCGCCAACCTCGACACCACATTCAGCTCCCTCGCCACCGTCACGCGCGCGATACAGGACTCGATCAGCGGCGGCCCGCCCTCGCTCGACACCGCAACGCGGGACCTGCCGCAGCAGCTTCCGTTCCTGCGCAACAGCGAGGTGCTGTTCAAGCGCCTGCGGCCGGGCTTCGCCGCCTTCGGCCAGGCCGCACCCGACCTCGCGGGCACCGTCACAAAGGGCACGCCCGCGCTACAGCGGTCCGCCGCACTCGACCGCCGTCTGAGCGGTGCGCTCAACTCGCTGCAGGAGTTCTCGCAGGACCCGCTGTTGCCGCGCGGCATCAACCAGCTCAGCACGGCGGCCACGCTGCTGCGCCCAACGGTGGCTTTCGTGAAGCCGGCGCAGACGGTGTGCAACTACCTCGCGCTGTTCTTCCGTAACGGGTCCGCGGTGCTGTCGGAGGGCGACAACATCGGCACCTGGCAGCGCTTCATCATCGTGGCGCCGCCGCAGATCGCCAACAGCGAGGCCGGGCCATCGAGCGGTCCGGCAAATGGGCCGCAGACGTCGGAGCCACTCACAAAGAACAGCTTCCTGCACTCGAACCCCTATCCGAACACTGCGGCGCCGGGCCAGCCGCACGAGTGCGAGGCGGGCAACGAGAAGTACCTCCAGAACCAGTCCGTGATAGGGAATGTGCCGGGCAACCAGAGCACGCTCCACGAGGTCACGAAGGTGGACAAGTCCCGCTGA
- a CDS encoding MlaD family protein — translation MRRRRVMGALVAVALVAAAALFMAAGGSGGSSGSYLVRAVFDNANFVTPGEDVKVAGVKVGAIDSLDLTAQNKAVVVLRINDPAFKPFRRDAHCRIRPQSLIGEQFVECSPTQPRAAGAPVPPPLARIQSGRGKGQYLLPVQNTTTPVAIDLVGDTLRLPYRQRLTLIINELGAGLAGNGTALSQAIHRADPALQQTDRVLAILASQNRTLADLARNSDIALAPLARERARAADFIAKASATGAATASRGGDLELTLQKLPGFLRTLTPTARQLGRTADQMTPALNSLHAHASDINTFVRGLGPFSTAGLPAFRELGRTADVGSRALTKSQLVIEDLATFGKNVAPLASDLAAVASSFKNAGGVERALDTVFYLTSSENGYDSISHYLRAGLVVNLCSSYFATPSPGCYSFFDKSTQKTAGSAASPSAAATATAAAPKQQPQVSPLVTKAVGTPQPSNVNGQLLNFLLGNGSAR, via the coding sequence ATGAGGCGGCGGCGGGTGATGGGCGCGCTTGTGGCGGTGGCGCTCGTGGCGGCTGCCGCGCTGTTCATGGCCGCGGGCGGCAGTGGCGGCTCGAGCGGCAGCTACCTCGTGCGCGCGGTGTTCGACAACGCGAACTTCGTCACCCCGGGCGAGGACGTGAAGGTGGCCGGCGTGAAGGTGGGGGCGATCGACTCGCTCGACCTCACCGCCCAGAACAAGGCCGTGGTCGTGCTGCGGATCAACGACCCCGCATTCAAGCCCTTCCGGCGCGACGCTCACTGCCGGATCAGGCCGCAGTCGCTGATCGGCGAGCAGTTCGTGGAGTGCTCGCCCACGCAGCCGCGCGCCGCGGGGGCGCCCGTGCCGCCTCCGCTCGCGCGCATCCAGTCCGGCCGCGGCAAGGGGCAGTACCTGCTGCCCGTGCAGAACACCACCACGCCCGTGGCGATCGATCTCGTGGGCGACACGCTGCGGCTGCCGTACCGCCAGCGGCTCACGCTGATCATCAACGAGCTGGGGGCGGGGCTGGCCGGGAACGGCACGGCGCTGTCGCAGGCGATCCACCGGGCGGATCCCGCGTTGCAGCAGACGGATCGGGTGCTCGCGATCCTGGCGAGCCAGAACCGCACGCTCGCCGACCTCGCGCGCAACTCGGACATCGCGCTCGCTCCGCTCGCGCGCGAGCGGGCGCGCGCGGCCGATTTCATAGCCAAGGCGAGTGCCACCGGCGCCGCCACCGCATCGCGCGGCGGCGACCTCGAGCTCACCCTCCAGAAGCTGCCCGGCTTCCTGCGCACGCTCACGCCCACCGCGCGGCAGCTCGGCCGTACCGCCGATCAGATGACGCCCGCGCTGAACAGCCTCCACGCGCACGCGAGCGACATCAACACGTTCGTGCGCGGCCTCGGCCCGTTCTCCACCGCCGGCCTTCCGGCCTTCCGCGAGCTCGGTAGGACGGCCGACGTGGGCAGCCGGGCGCTCACGAAGTCGCAGCTCGTGATCGAGGACCTCGCGACGTTCGGCAAGAACGTGGCGCCGCTCGCCTCCGACCTCGCGGCGGTGGCGTCCAGCTTCAAGAACGCCGGCGGGGTGGAGCGGGCGCTCGACACCGTCTTCTACCTCACGTCCTCGGAGAACGGCTACGACTCGATCAGCCACTACCTCCGCGCCGGGCTTGTGGTGAACCTCTGCTCGTCGTATTTCGCCACGCCGTCCCCCGGCTGTTACTCGTTCTTCGACAAGAGCACGCAGAAGACGGCTGGCTCGGCGGCGTCGCCGTCCGCAGCGGCCACGGCCACCGCCGCCGCTCCCAAGCAGCAGCCACAGGTGTCGCCGCTGGTGACGAAGGCGGTGGGCACGCCGCAGCCGAGCAATGTAAACGGGCAGCTGCTCAACTTCCTCCTCGGCAACGGGAGCGCCCGGTGA